The Lepidochelys kempii isolate rLepKem1 chromosome 2, rLepKem1.hap2, whole genome shotgun sequence genomic interval TTTTTGCTGTTATTGTTATAAATACCAAATAAGAAATATCACAAAAAACTATGACAGATTTTTCTGCACTCCCCTTTCCATAGTGTAGCTCATAATGAATAATTCTGTGGAATGGACTCACCTGTTTCAATGTGCCTGTGAGACTAATCTTTATTTCCTTCCAGTTCTGGATTTTTAATCTGGCACTGTTCCTCTTTAGAAACCGTAACCAGTTAtgcaaacatgtttgtttttaatattcaaATGGTGAACTATTTTGCTATGTGTAATTTTGTTGTACCACTAAATTTGTTTGGGAATGTATCATTTGCTTGGGTATTGGATTTGTATTGTTGAGTATGTAGGAGACatacattttttccccataaattATGGCAAATGGCAGAATCGAGGTGGGTGGGTATAACCTGGTAGATTGTGGTTGAATAGGCTTGATTTGGAAGGGGAACCAACAATCTGTGTTTGTGACTGTCTGTTGCTTTGCATATGTTAGAAGGTGATGAATGTATGGAAATGGATTTACGCTGCATTCCCTCGGGTTGTTGTGGTTTTAAATTTGCCATTGTTCCTTTGTAATCTTAGCTGGTTTTCACTGTGTCTTTGATGTTTGCATCATATAATAGATTCATGATCTATTTCTTTGTCTTGTCACCTTCTCCTCTaggctctgatcttgcaaagatttatgcacatgcttaattttcagCAATTGAGTAGTCCCAAATCGACTAcattgggattactcacatgcttaaaattaagcatcttTGTTGTGAATTGGATTACTCATCTGCTTAAAGCTAAACACATGTGtaggtctttgcaggatcaggaccttataAGAAGCAGCTATTCAAAATCTTCATCTCAAagtacttttaaaattatttcttcaataattttaaaaactttctaaattgaaaacaaaatacaaGTAGACTCCTGACAGacgtttaaaaaaatgcaacacgacccacaacatttCATAAGGAGATTGCAGAGCGAGAAGAAACTTAAATTTGGCTGAttaagaaggaaataaaacattGACTTTACTTCCCTGTGATGTACATTTAAATTAAAGTACACTTCTCTTTGACTTCCAGTCTGTATTGTTTTGGAAGGCGCACTGCTCCTCTAGCATGAAGCTTCTCAATATCTTTCCCACCACATATATTCTCCACCTTCCATTTGTGGCTTGTTCTACCACATCAGCATTTTTACTGGCTTAGAAATCAATTGTGGGTTTTTCCACAAGCTCTGTGTATGGGGCAGCAGGTAGCTGTGTTGCCTCCCAGTGTGTgtcccacgcacacacacacacacacccccgcttCAAGGATGTGGGGATACAAACCTTGTATCAGCTCGATCCCAGACACAGTTTACAACCCCTGGTATGCTGGAATGTACAGCTGTGCCAGCATGTTGCTTGTTACTCATTCTTTCCTGTTTGCTCCCTGCAAATGTTTATAGGGTTGGGATGTACCAGCCCCTGGAGACTGTTCTTCCTTCTGCACTGGTACCCATCACTAGCTGgtgcaggggaggaaggggatggCTTATACTCCAATAGTACCCCGTGAAAGTAGGCAGGATGGGCCACAATCTGCCCTTACATaatgacagttttcagagtagcagccatgttagtctgtatccgcaaaaagaaaaggagtacttggggcaccttagagactaacaaatttatttgagcataagctttcgtgagctacacctcaacaatacatttgttagtccctaaggtgccacaagtcctccttttccaatctgcccttAGACAGCAAACCTTCTAGTTTTCAGGCCATCTTCTGTTTTTCTCCTGCACTATCCTACCCATCctcctgatttatttttaatctttctgcATCTGGAGTGGCAAGTACCTGTGAGCTTTCCTTCATCTCAGGCATACAGCAGCTATGGAGACTATTATGTAAGTGGAGGAATAGTgcggaactttcctggcttctgcactaccccagtgaaatgagctagcgaaaggatctgagtcctcgctcccacttcctttacccagtggcctccctgcccttgaggactccccttccactctcctgtctggcagagtcctcgtaaccccaacaaggctgggcccaggattcctggggggcttgacccccaaccctgctgtggtcacctaggacaggggctagggtgtccccattcCGGGGTACACTCTCTgtcctgggcacttctctgacccactgaccattacatacaatttaaagcaaatgcaagttatttaatcaacaattaattttaaaaagaataaggaaaaatgggaaaggttaaaggaaacacatcaatctgctctgtggcaggaaacatcacaaacagtgtctctggaatgtcagggcagttcacagtctgttccttgtaagtcccaggccttcttctcaggccctggctgtgctgcagggatactgtgtgtcggacacttgctctgatggtggccacacgctctcaggccctaagtggtaggacccttcttcccaatgtcacccccgccctgtcggggttacgatccaagcctggcctgcagagcgtcttggctgaggtgtctccctgtactgggcctgctgcccagggtccccctcgctctccccagctgcttaccgcacccagctccggactgctccagccccagcttcaccactctgtctctgccctgctgctgctgctctgcctccagctccctgggctgcttctttggcccctctggctctggttgctgcagttctgctcccaggccaggtctgctctgcaggctgcttctgtgactctgctcccagcactgacctgcttcctgggctgcttttctggcccctctggctctcgtTGCTGCAGCTCCGCtctcagggcaagtctgctctctctgggctatgcctctggctttggggctgtagctctgctcccaggacagggtctgctctctctgaatctggcacagctctgctccccagctcagcttgcacccctgctttctctttagctgggccccactctgtctgacccaggcaattccagctcacatggaggacgagacttccctggcctcctgactctctgattagcctgcccgccctatcattcaggctgacctggagcattggcctctccccattgttcctggggactgtcagtttcagggtcctgatttcccatagacccttttccttttagtactgggagctagccaaccaaaacacccccactgaatgttaataagggggcaacagtccccttacattaagTAGCAGTACTCAGGAAGGCAAGACTTTAATTAGGCCAGGGGTTCTCGGccatatttttttcctaattttaaatAACTCTTCATATTCTTTGCATTCAAGATCTGTGCCCACCATACACGCTCCCAAGTGTGATGCGATGGTGGAGGCTAAAATTCCCAAATACTGTCGCCAGCCCACACATGTCTCACTGGGTAGAttgcaattttcaaaagttttaagaaaaatgaaattttgtaaGACCTACCCCTTTCTGTTCCAAGAGCAAGGCACACTTaattgaccttgccttctctaatgtAAACAATTAGCAGTGTGTACATATTAAAAATACACCCccgccaaaaaacaaaaccaaacccaaacacaACACTGCATACCCTCATCCTCCTGGGGACAGGATGCGAGAGAAAATgaaacatgacagatgttagtaaCATCACTTAAGGCACTATTGGAAGGGAAATACCATGGTGATAAGGGTGGTGCAAGAACCCATTTAGAACAGAATAGGTGTAAAGTTGGCAGATTGTTAAACATGTGATTATATTTCAGTGAGTGATCTGACagtttgatttgttttatttttattcttctttgTAGCATGCTTCTTTTAAATTACCTGGGCCAAACTGGCCGAGAAACCCCTTTGATGGCAGCTGCAATTTTCTCTGCTGGTTGGAATGTTTTTGAGTCTGCAGAATCATTGGAGAAACCACTAAATTGGCTTCTCTTTAACTACTACTTGACTACTTGTTTACAGTCCTCTATTAATAGGTGAGTCACCTTCTGAACTATTCAGAAAGGTTGAAAATATTAGTATGGAATATAAGCCAGATACATGGGCCTCCTGGGAAAGGAATGCTATTACTGCATTTCACATAAtgcttttctttgtgtgtgtaatCTCAGGAAATtctgaaactgaaatgtttccttGCTTGAAAGATTTTCCTCATAGGTAGAATTCACTCTTGTACAGAGAACCAGCTTATGTACCATTGCAGTCTTCAAAATAAATCTGAAGTGGGACTTAAATGGTGTataggctttgtgctggccctATCTACGGGACTGAATTTCACCTCATGCACACAATGATTATTGTAAGGTTAGTCATGATTTGGATGTATGGCACCAATTTGATTTTCTTTATAAACTAACCAATATTAACACATTTAGTTTAAGGGCTACATATTTGTTATAAAATCAACtctgaaaacaaaaaggaggGGAAAGGGTAGCTCATATGTAGTCTTAAAGAATTAATGTTTTTGTTCCTAAAATCAAAGTTCTCCTTTTTATCCTTGTCAGCTTTCTAATGACGAATGCAGATTTCACTCATGTTTCTGGTAgtgctgtcaagcgattaaaaaaattaatcgagattaattgtgcgattaaataaataatcctgattaatcgtgcaattaatcgctctgtttaaacaataatagaataccatttatttaaatatttttggatgttttctacattttcaaatatattgatttcaattagaacacagaatacgaagtgtacagttctcactttatatgtatttttattacaaatatttgccctgtaaaagaaaacaaaagaaattgtatttttcaattcacctaatccaagtactgtagtgcaatctctttatcatgaaaattgaacttacagttatagagttatgtacaaaaaataattgcactcaaaaataaaacaatgtaaaactttagaacctacaagttaACTCAGTccgacttcttgttcagccaattgctcagacaaacaattttgtttacatttgcaggagataatactgcccgcttcttgtttacagtgtcacctgaaagtgagaacaggcatttgcatggcactgttgtagctgttgttgcaagatatttacatgccggATGCACGAAagtttcatatgtcccttcatgctttgcccatcattccagaggacatgcttccatgctgatgacaggctctgctcgataacgatccaaagcagtgcagactgacgcatgttcattttcatcacctgagtcagatgccaccaagaaggttgattttattttttggtggtttgggttctgtagtttccacattggactgttgctcttttaagacttctgaaagcatgctctactcctcgtccctttcagattttggaaggcacttcagattcttaaaccttgggtcatgtgctgtagctacttttagaaatctcacattggtactttctttgttttgtcaaaactgcagtgaaagtgttcttaaaatgaacaacatgtgctgggtcatcattcgagaTTGCCATAACATGAAagatatggcagaatgcaggtaaaacagagcaggaggcatacaattctcccccaaggagttcagtcacaaattcagttaatgcatttttttttttaacgagcatcattgGCATGGAAGCacgttctctggaatggtggccaaagcatgatggggcatatgaatgtttagtatacctggcacataaatacatAGCAATGCTGgggtgccatgcgaacacctgttcttattttcaggtgacattgtaaataagaagcagacagcattatctcccataaaggtaaacaaacttgtttgtcttagtgattggctgaacaagaagtcagactaagtggacttgtaggctctgaagttttacattttgtttttgagtgcagttatgtaacaaaagaatctacatttgtaaattgcactttcctgataaagagattgcactactctacttgtatgagatgaactgaaaaatattatttcttttgtttatcatttttacaatgcaaatatttgtaataaaaataatataaagtgagcactatacactttgtattctgtgttgtaaatgaaataaaatatttgaaaatgtagaaaaacatcagaaatatttaatacatttcaattggtattctattatttaacaatgcgattaaaactgcgattaatcacgattaatttttttaatcacaattaccTTTTTCTAGTTAATTGCgtaaattaactgcgattaattgacagccctagtttctgGTTGTATTTGGAAGTAAGTGCACATTGATTAGTGTCCAGGACAGAAGGATTTATAATTctgagaaataaaacaaatgttcttACTCTATGATTATATTTATTTCTGAGTATGTATTTGTAAGGCGGATGACTTCTACATCTGTAAAATcattttttcttccccctcccctcatttTTTTCCAGACATCGACAAATGTTAGAGAAATTATTTGATATGAATCTTGTCATGAAGGTAGATGGATAGATCTTTTCTCTTTTGATTTCATGTTTTGGTTTCCAAATACTGATGTTGTTCCTGATTTTGAATTCTGTACTTTCAGGCTAAAACCATTAGGGAGTTTGATAAGCAATTCACCTCAGTCATGTTTGGCTACTGTACAGTTGATGATTACTATGTAGATGCTAGTCCATATCGcaagctgaagtcaataggaattccCGTGTTATGTCTAAACTCTCTGGATGATGTTTTTTCACCAGGTCATGGTAAGTTGTGGCTTTTTTATGTTTCTCTTTATACCTGTATGTATGTACGTATGCAATCAGTAAGATGGAAAACTGCATAGATCTAAGAACAGGCTATATATGAATGAGATGTGTTTAATACTACTACTGTACATCACTACTGGTATTTTAGTTCCCATTTTCCACTCTGATAAACTTTGAAGTTATTGGAGAGGCCTAACTAATACAAGGTGAAAAATGCTTAGTTCTTTTGTTGATCAGCATTCTTGTAAGCCAGCCCCTATAAAACATGTCATACTGTGATTTGCTCATGTTTCAGGATATTTGAACTCCTCTATAGCCATCGCTGGCAATGACCTCAGAGACATAAAAGTCCAATGCCTAATGCAAAAATCATTTGGTTCCCTTTGATTATTAAAGATAGGAAGGAAGTTTAGAATCCTTCAATCTCAGATGGCACATGGGCCAAAGTGCTGACATGGCTGTGTTGTTGGTCCAGGACAGCAGAAGGGATACATATGATATGATCTTATACAGGAAATCCCATATCAATATTAGTAGAAATCTGATTGGAGGATGAAGCTGCCCAACAGGCAGCAATGCCAGCTAATAACAGTTAAGCTGGAAAAACacaatagattttttaaaatagtttatccTGATCACCTGACAGAGCAATCAGGCTTTTACTGTTGACCCTCTTAAGTCAGTTAACAACATGGTTAAAGATTTTTTTGGTCCTGTGGTCTGCATGATGGCTATATTTTCCTCGGAGTGATATGACAGTGAATAAAAGTAAAGTTGTAAAAGAGGAACTAGCCAGGCTAAGAGCTAGTTAACGACACAATCTTCTGCAGTAGACCGCTGACAGTTGGAAGTACAAAATGTTGGTTTGATGCAGGGAAACTTGCTATTGCCATTGTAAATTGACCCAGATCTTCATAAGAAAATCTAGGACACCACGGAGATTGTGCAAATAGGTTAGAGTACTGAACCGAAGTTTAAAGAAACTGAAGGAAGATTATATGTGTCATGAATATGTTAAAAGTTACACAAATCTAATGTCAAGTAGGATTACACAAAAAGTTGTTGGAAATCAGCTATGCCTGCTTCAGTGAAGGTACACTGAGGAAGGAGAGACCTCTTATGTCCCTCTTAGGACTCCTGCACTGATAGTGTAAAGAAGTGGAGACCAGGCAGCTGCCACTTTTGGCAAACAACACACACCACTCTTGATTGGGAGTATCTTGGTGTGACCATAGACCTGAAACCCATGCACTGCCTATTGATTGTGGAGCTGTGTGGTTTGAAGCACAGGctacatttgtaaaatgggtattGGTGGAACCACCAGTGAGATCACTTTTTCCCCATGCTCCTGGATGTAGTATGATCCATTCATTACTCCTCCTGGTTCCTGCCAGCATAATGCTTCCAAGGGCCTCTAGTGAGGGCTATACAACCTCCTTTCTCCTCACACCTCAGTTAAAGACGAGGTCTCAGACTCAAGAATCATcttggaactgaacccaggacccCCCGAATTAAAATACAAACTTCTACAGCGTAAGCTAAAACTGACAGTTGTAGCAGGTTCATATCCTCTATGAATCTGGCACGGAGGGGGACACAATGCACACTGAACAGTGGGCTGCAGAaggactgttttttttaattcatcatGTGCCCATTGTTGGTGCTAAACAAACAATAATAGAGACAAACATATCCTGGTGTGGGGGTATTGTATAGAACCGAAAGATAGAACATTATAATTTTTTGTAGTGATTGTGTTTTCCCCTTAAAATCTGATTCTATCCTGCATTTCTCCATTAAATTCTTGTATGTTCAGGCATTTGTTTGGTCCTTGCTCCTCCTACTGTCAAAGGTAGGTAATGTTTCATACAGCATAGAAAATAGAGAAATATTATTGGAGGGGATTAAACCAAGGGCAAGAAATCTGTTCAGCCACTCATTTTGATTAATTTAGTAACTTAGCTGTCACTTACTTGACTACTAGAAAGTGATGATGTATTGGATAGCAGAAGTTTTTCAAGGCAGAGATAAAAAAACTATTTACCCCTGTTCCCTTTCTGAGGTTTAATCCTCTACTAGACTTTGGGGACCTGTGCTGAGCTGGGAATGACTCTGATCAGGAGGACCCCAGGCTTCCACTGATTGCAGGAATTGGCTACTTTTGCATGCCTCCTCATACTTCTTCCAGTAAATCTGAGGTTTCCTCTCAACCTTCCATGcatgcttcagttccccattaGTAGCAGAAAATTGGAATTCCACAGTTCCAGACTGGATCAAACTTAGAATGCTGCCACTTGGAAACACAACCTCAGCCTAGCAGAGAAGGTTCTCTAAGGAGAGCTACTCCAGGATTGCTCTGTATTCAGACAACTCCCTGTATGAAGCTGGCTACACCTGTCTGCAAAGTTGTCTGTTAGATGAGGTGCAAATCCACCAGATGTGTGTCACTTAACATTCTAATTACAGTTTAGAagcttttatccccattttaaattGTTCAAGGCTGATTGACCATAAGAAATGCAGACACTGCATGTGCTTCCTTTAATTGCAGTCATTTGCTCTCACATCATCTGTAAATGCAGTTTTTGATATCTTTTGCACTTGTAAACATAATGGTGGAAGACATCATGGACTCGACCCATAATCAGAAAAATGTCCACAGGGGTCTTGATCCAACATGAAGAAGCTGTATCTCTTATTTCCAGGCATGCCTCTGTGATGGCAGTTTCAGTTTAAATTACCTAGTGCACGCATGGCTGATGCCATACAGCTGTATATATACAAATCTTGACTGTTCTCAAAGTATATAACTAATAAAAGCAAGTGTCATTTGCATCAAGTATTTTTAACTCCAAGCCATTTTTCTCACCCAGAGTAATCCAGACAATTCATTGTATGAGGTAAGGCATGATATAGCCaatttcagcttttattttgAATTGCCTAAAAACCCTCACCtgtccaaaaacaaaacaaaacaggcacCAGTAGTGCCAGTTATCATAGTGTCATATTTGACTCTATAGTTGAATTATCATTTTCTTTGATCACTACCTTTCAGAGGCATATTATGCAGTGTGACTTAAATTTCCTCATTCTAATGGTCTGCCAGGTGCTGGTAGAGACAATGCTATATCACATCTGAGACTCTGACCTTGCAGTTTAGTGCCCTGTCAGCATGTTTGTACCACTCCACTCCATTAATATCTGTGCTCTTTTCAGACCACAGTGTAAATTTTACTAAACTATCTTTCTCTCTTCACTCTGTTTCTTTTGGGTTTAAATTTACAATACATCATTGTTAAGTTTCACTCTGCATCCCTTTCTGCAGACAATTCAATGGAATGAAGCAGTCAGGAGAGaccaaagaaaaaaagagaggataAAAAGATTAGGGAGAGGGGTAAGAGTCAGAAAATGGGAGTAAGGGATTCATGGATAGACGATAGAGAAATGAGTCAAAAGAAGGGGATGGAAAACATGAGAGTAGAAGATCAGCAAAATTCATGCTGCTCTATCCtttggtggggggggtgtttggtttgtttttttaattcggCAGAGATGGAAAACATAAAGAATAGACTAGCTTTTGAACAAAGGTAGCATTGTGATGCTCCCCCATGGTactcagggttgtgaggcacctcaccaccacTACCTGGCCTTAGTGTGAAGCTGTCTTGCCTGATGCCTGCTGTAGCTCAGCCCCCTGAAACCAACAGCCTCTCGAAACAGACAAGCACTGACTTCCAGGTCTCCACAGACCTCTCCCTCTCTTGTTCAGGCTAGTGACAGACATACACCAACTCTcaagcccctccctctgtcagagtcCCACTACATcccctgtcactggacactcCCACAAATATATTGTCACACAGGTTGACTGACACAACTAAGGATCAGGTCCCTTAAAAAACACAGCACTGGAATCTACTTATAGTGAAACAAatatgtttatttacaaagactaAGATGTAAGACACAGTGAGCAAAGTCAACAAGTTACATGTAAAGCAAAAGGAATAACATGTTTCTTAGAGTCCAAAGTTAACTCTAACAGTCTAAAATCCTTGTCTAAAGCAATTTCTCACCTAAAGCAACCTCCCAGCATCACTAGTCCACATGGCCAGCATCCAATTTTCATGAATGTGAAAAGCAATATCTTTTTTGCTCCCTCAGTGAAGGATCGGAAAAGGGGCCTTTTTCCTTCCTTGAATAGTGCAGTAAATCTTTGACATGCCCCTTTGGAAGTGCATCCCCAGATAAGACTCTTCTCCCCTGTTGCTTGTTCTCCAGTGTGCTCCCCGACGCAGTTGGTTTCACATCCCCCAATCAACCTGTTTTTCCTGTTAGCTCTACATGCagatggggcttccattgttttacaatgcttaatttacatcagaGACAGGGATAGGTGAAGAGACATGCTTTTTCTGGCAGAAGACCTGTTTGTCTGCTCTGCCTTGTTacagactttaaaaataatttcagtatATATACACAATTCCTTATATAGTGtcagtacatacatttcacaatgaatTAATGGCCAGTGTGTTATCAGCTTTTATTTGAGACTTTGTAAGACACATTTTGGTGTCTTATATGAAAGTAGTGTGTTGGGTGTAGTGAGTTTACTAGGCCTGATAGGAtttgctgacacagagtagtgacCCTTTTGCACTCTGGCATCAATAGGCCTTTGTGTCACAAAAGAGTAGTTAACCCTTCAATAGCAGGCATCAGTGGCCCTGTGTGTCAGACTATTGCATTATGTGAATTTATTATTGAATTTAGTTTAATTCTACTTACTTATTTCCGTCAAAACATAATGCAAATTGTTTTTTTGTAGAAcctaatcacaattttttttagttttattttttccattcctGCAAAAAAAGCATAATATTTGAAAACTGCAGTTTTTTAAGGCTTCTGCCCTTAGCGTATATCAGGGCCTTTTGCTatgtaaaaaataaacacatttaacACACATTAAACCTCTGTTACTCATTTTTCAATGGCAACTCCTTTAAATAACTAATCACTCCACCCTGAGTATGAAGAATTCCATTAAGTTGCAGTAACGACATGTCATGTCAGATAGTTATTCCGTATGAGAATAGTCAGACAGTTGCATTTATCTGTCATTTTGTGAATACATGTGCTTTCTATATTGTTAATCTGATTTTaatttacctttatttttcttttatcaaGGGTTCTGCAATAGGTGACCCAGTGGATCAATGTACTAGCCATTCACCTCTGAATACTTTTGACTATCTGAATTCACTGAAATCAAAAATCATTCATTGTAATCTCTATATATGCATATGCCCAAATCATTGCACAGTTTAGAGTCTAATTTTAGACAGCTGATCTAATTCTGAGTAACTCATTTACTAGCATTCGCTAACTTAGAGAGGGCCACTAACctggtgtgtgaccttggggaagtcactgtGTGTGCCTCTTTCCCGTCCCACTCTTTGCCTGTCTACATTGTAAGCTTTTTTGTGCAGGCACTGTCTCTTGCtagagcccagatcctcaaaaatatttaggcacctaactcccattgagatCAAAGTACAATGGAACCCAAACCTTGGCTGGGGCCCAAATCTTGGTTGaggcctttaggtgctactgtaatacaaataatacataataatgatGGTATTAATAACCCTGTACTGATGCTGAGCATTGACGTAGCTGTATAAGTACATTGAACATCTCGCTATCTATAGCTGTTGGCCTTTCACTCTGATAAGCACTGAACTCAGATTCCCAAAGTAAACAAATTCTTACAATACTATTTacagaaatatattaaatacaaaatgttAAAATGACTTCAGGGTTCATACCTAATCTAACAAGAACGAGGACTATTCATTGTTAATCCATCATTTTCTGTTGCCAAGTATTGAAGCACATATGTAAAgctatggacctgattctcctctcacttacactgtttttacaccattgtaaatctgcattgacttcagttacatttATTTTGCATCAGTGTGCGTGAGAAGAGGATCAATCAGTGCATCATCTAGAAATTTGCACAAATGATGTGAGTAATGATTCAAAGTGAGGTATCTTTTGACATCTTAacatcccaatcctgcaatacCCTTTTCTGTATTTCTGTTGTATGATTAGAATGCATGGTATTTACTAGagataaataataagatgggGGACTTACtatacttttcttttcttttagctatACCCATAGAAACTGCCAAACAAAATCCGAATGTTGCTTTGGTTCTTACTTC includes:
- the ABHD3 gene encoding phospholipase ABHD3 isoform X2 yields the protein MRLLETDLQVLTRELSLYLEIQVPVGLFGSGVGLSLVLGFTAAFACYYLNSIAKTPRTYCAANTEDLEAVIHHLHNMHASAPFMAAGVSMGGMLLLNYLGQTGRETPLMAAAIFSAGWNVFESAESLEKPLNWLLFNYYLTTCLQSSINRHRQMLEKLFDMNLVMKAKTIREFDKQFTSVMFGYCTVDDYYVDASPYRKLKSIGIPVLCLNSLDDVFSPGHAIPIETAKQNPNVALVLTSYGGHIGFLEGMWPRKCTYMDRVFKQFVQAVFEHGNKICSM